The following proteins are encoded in a genomic region of Neospora caninum Liverpool complete genome, chromosome XI:
- a CDS encoding 60S ribosomal protein Ll28B 27a, related, with product MTTRLRKTRKRRGHVSAGYGRVGKHRKHPGGRGKAGGMHHQRINYDKYHPGYFGKVGMRHYHLLKNQYTCPTVNVDKLWSLVSPATLAKAEQSKDKAAVIDVTKSGYFKVLGKGDLPKIPVIVKARFFSRIAEKKIKAAGGACVLTG from the exons ATGACGACTCGCTTGAGGAAGACCAGAAAGAGACGTGGCCACGTCAGCGCCGGTTACGGGCGTGTGGGGAAGCATCGCAAGCATCCTGGTGGTCGTGGTAAGGCCGGTGGTATGCACCACCAGCGCATCAACTACGACAAGTACCATCCTGGTTATTTCGGAAAG gTTGGTATGCGCCACTATCATCTGTTGAAGAACCAGTACACGTGCCCGACTGTGAATGTGGACAAACTGTGGTCCCTCGTGTCCCCAGCGACTCTGGCGAAGGCAGAGCAGAGCAAGGACAAGGCTGCCGTCATTGATGTGACGAAGTCGGGTTACTTCAAGGTCCTCGGGAAGGGTGACTTGCCCAAGATCCCCGTCATCGTAAAagctcgttttttctcgcgcattgcggagaagaaaatTAAGGCCGCGGGTGGGGCGTGTGTTTTGACCGGCTAA
- a CDS encoding putative calcium/calmodulin-dependent 3', 5'-cyclic nucleotide phosphodiesterase, whose amino-acid sequence MGLPERMRGEIPGEDGKKFVPFHSSLAEQMNAADPSRLEDAAGDGDLSRHALAVHIEHGDDRAEPASQPPALEPWRSAEMRAKSAPERDRNWTSLVSLKRSGPQRWKSWKREGEDSDIDDVSGSCTPSDGPAPAVATKSSRKFFFTRKSLVGRVKRRKSGGRRAARWVRQTSSRARSFVAEKAVATFGVELDLYTGRQEKAKELRRTSKTSLAFSSMSGARGVTSVGSSSHPFSLIPLKFRDEQLESEYVTTLNALCASRIYTCFGVFMLVLVVLWPSMATSFSLSLHQAAGIGCRLFHLLWIAKLISWAFLLIVVALRNRVEWFKTNIIPFATMQITWGFVLVIAFCCAYVANFIYLHNDKINQINHVYEKFLVRGPRNRRMLVASGKLLGAGGPVDLGLFTLAEDFVASLSLLMLLAMVESLVAVVCLGSLIPTRTRYTWPLYLIAPFLCPIPCVICNAVAPSFILGSTTYGCRHRGMAEVWPKTARKEWVVYYFVSITVWLTGFIVRYSSECSQRVAFYSRVAPRKEIENLKNSLRRSQRQGGCTAVEELQHTAKCMEAVVKQLEGTCMTGGRDFAAPSDAEGRASVQELSLLLTKLQEVLQGTDDLYSVRHTPFMLESATGQELLELYGTNLSRQPTLTWTIGCASVDSSSQPVPFSSLTSLEGPSSRFYQSKNVKRFVPSLPSAFGVLPGLASIHEPPLRQNTDPVHHPSSSLLSPTLRLQYHRHTSDRVGKRACERQLQGLRGCVGLRGPASSSSLRCGHAPSIAEASREEEAGVEELKRRDETGAKHGASSTEQPAGRLTRTEATGKHVVASLAVVVSAGPDKVSVSAPDRRAGEPPREAVHVEPALSERFQRVGKEGARDASLRDCFRGDGAVPHRGGANEGRACCACVCHAKADGEAPRPCVSHHAAGVGLGEAATHRPGEGQGAVSPDCFSVLSRVSRDSDPEEPSLSVSDAEPDLGEKRRTKGQPSPVSGVSGRRRKIESSPLGLKCFRRSRQRSAHLAPSSASCSPSSVAARQCTVRDAASGQLFVPSPMDTRVSDSAEFDSRSFVASPVGSDAPPFQSAANSSHWYAPGRASRWGLKRSVKSHGKTKFFARLRGKGSKELGASKRRGSEARALKACSLRPGESETPARSRGSPSAVSSGLGCLGKREGDAGEGHQGERTLDGRACDDVQRRGSASNSSLGEHAVEPQDLQLGADPAFEEPDLLGLKRDPLTDACIGGSPFSRSAFLPSSDAHTAIGQVWDFDMLSFAAMTPNPLVEVGLVLFLPEIDALHCCTDQEAIVLLQNLQARYLNNPYHNQVHAAEVTHAAACLIRCLIPQRSAFANLCTLIAAAAHDLGHPARTNLFLQNLLHPLSIMYNDVSILENFHSALLFRIFSDIPCSNVFAKLPQEMFRVARQNIITLILATDIKQHFETISRFRLRRNSPEFNFLKKEEDDWLVRKMIFKMADISHSSVAWDTHFFWSCKVTAEFYAQGDAEVRLGLPVSPLCDREKHCEMGKGQVAFLNFVVEPLLRELEAIEALVLPLGTCPIISVELLSNFAENVRQWKAVDTEKKVVILERAITDYGVFGVMPSLTEAQRRQLIVECCQPLEDRQESVG is encoded by the exons ATGGGGCTTCCGGAGCGCATGCGCGGAGAAATCCCGGGAGAAGATGGCAAGAAATTCGTCCCTTTCCACAGCTCTCTGGCGGAGCAGATGAACGCGGCAGACCCCAGTCGTCTTGAGGACgccgctggagacggcgacttGAGTCGGCACGCACTGGCTGTCCACATCGAGCACGGCGACGACCGGGCCGAGCCTGCGTCGCAGCCGCCCGCTCTCGAGCCATGGAGAAGCGCTGAAATGAGAGCGAAAAGCGCCCCCGAAAGGGACCGAAACTGGACCTCGCTAGTGTCGCTGAAACGGTCTGGGCCACAGCGCTGGAAAAgctggaaacgcgagggcgaagactCCGACATCGACGACGTCTCGGGCTCCTGCACGCCCTCAGATGGCCCGGCGCCAGCGGTCGCCACCAAGTCCAGTCGCAAATTCTTTTTCACGAGAAAGTCCCTCGTCGGCCGCGTGAAACGGCGAAAAAGCGGCGGGCGACGAGCTGCGCGATGGGTCCGCCAAACTTCGTCCCGCGCGCGGTCCTTCGTCGCGGAGAAGGCCGTCGCCACTTTCGGCGTCGAACTCGACCTGTACACTGGTCGACAGGAAAAGGCCAAGGAGCTCAGGAGAACTTCGAAAACGTCCT TGGCGTTTTCCTCAATGAGCGGCGCTCGCGGAGTCACCAGCGTCGGATCGAGCTCCCATCCGTTCAGTCTCATTCCCCTGAAGTTTCGGGATGAGCAGTTGGAAAGCGAATACGTCACGACGCTGAATgcgctctgcgcctcgcgcatCTACACCTGCTTCGGCGTCTTCATGCTCGTCTTGGTGGTCCTCTGGCCCTCGATGGCGAcctcgttttccttgtctcttcaCCAGGCCGCAGGCATCGGCTGTCGTCTCTTCCATTTACTCTGGATCGCGAAACTCATCAGTTGGGCCTTCCTCCTCATCGTTGTCGCGCTTCGCAACCGAGTTGAATGGTTCAAAACAAACATCATTCCCTTTGCGACAATGCAAATCACTTGG gGCTTCGTCCTCGTGATTGCCTTCTGTTGCGCGTATGTGGCCAATTTCATCTACCTCCACAATGACAAAATCAACCAAATCAATCACGTGTATGAGAAGTTCCTCGTGCGCGGGCCCCGCAATCGACGGATGTTGGTAGCGTCGGGGAAGCTCCTTGGTGCAGGCGGCCCCGTCGACTTGGGTCTTTTCACGCTCGCGGAAGacttcgtcgcctcgctctccctgcTCATGCTCCTCGCCATGGTAGAAAgtctcgtcgctgtcgtTTGTCTCGGCTCTCTCATCCCCACCCG GACTCGGTACACTTGGCCCCTCTACTTGATCgcgcccttcctctgtcccATTCCCTGCGTGATTTGCAACGCCGTTGCCCCATCCTTCATTCTCGGCTCCACGACGTACGGATGTCGCCACAGAGGCATGGCAGAAGTCTGGCCAAAGACAGCAAGAAAAGAATG GGTCGTCTACTACTTTGTCTCCATCACTGTATGGCTCACGGGCTTCATCGTCCGCTACTCCTCCGAATGCTCGCAGCGCGTGGCGTTTTATTCCCGAGTG gcgccgaggaaagaaatCGAGAACCTGAAAAACAGTTTGCGGCGGTCTCAAAGACAAGGCGGTTGCACGGCTGTCGAGGAGTTGCAGCACACGGCCAAGTGCATGGAAGCGGTCGTCAAGCAG ctcGAAGGGACATGCATGACGGGAGGCCGAGATTTTGCCGCTCCAAGTgacgcagaaggcagagCCAGCGTCCAAGAGCTGTCCCTTCTCCTGACCAA ACTGCAGGAAGTCTTGCAAGGCACAGACGATCTGTACTCGGTCCGGCATACACCCTTCATGCTCGAGTCG GCGACAGGCCAAGAGCTCCTTGAGTTGTACGGGACGAATTTGAGCCGTCAGCCGACGCTGACATGGACTATCGGCTGCGCATCGGTGGATTCGAGTTCTCAGCCggttccgttttcctctttgaCTTCTTTGGAAGGgccgtcctctcgcttttaTCAGTCGAAGAATGTCAAGCGTTTcgtgccttcgcttccttcggCCTTTGGCGTCCTCCCGGGCTTGGCCTCGATTCACgagccgccgctgcggcaGAACACAGATCCTGTGCATCATCCGAGCTCTTCACTCCTGTCTCCGACGCTTCGGCTGCAGTACCACAGACACACGAGCGACCGGGTGGGGAAACGAGCCTGCGAGCGGCAGCTGCAGGGACTGCGCGGGTGTGTAGGGCTGCGCGGTCCTGCGTCTTCGAGCTCTCTGCGGTGCGGCCACGCCCCGTCAATTGCAGAGGcgtcgcgagaagaggaggcgggcgTCGAGGAgttgaagagaagagacgagacaggtgCGAAGCACGGGGCGAGTTCCACAGAACAACCTGCGGGAAGGCTCACGCGAACCGAGGCCACGGGAAAGCACGTGGTCGCCTCTCTTGCTGTGGTTGTCTCTGCGGGGCCAGACAAAGtcagcgtctccgccccaGACCGCCGAGCCGGGGAGCCTCCGCGAGAAGCGGTGCATGTGGAGCCCGCGTTGTCGGAGAGATTCCAGAGAGTAGGCAAAGAAGGCGCCCGAGATGCCTCGCTCCGCGACTGCTTTAGGGGCGACGGGGCAGTGCCacacagaggcggcgcgaaCGAGGGCCGCGCgtgctgtgcatgcgtgtgccACGCGAaagccgacggcgaggcgccgagacCGTGCGTTTCTCATCACGCGGCTGGGGTCGGGCTgggagaagcagcgacgcaTCGACCAGGAGAAGGCCAAGGTGCGGTGTCTCCAGATTGCTTCTCTGTGCTTTCTCGTGTGTCCCGCGACTCGGACCCCGAGGAGCCGTCGCTTTCCGTCAGCGATGCGGAACCGGACCtaggagagaagcggagaacgaAGGGACAGCCTTCACCCGTGTCTGGCGTGTCagggagacgacgaaaaatcgagtcttcgcctctcggtCTCAAGTGTTTCCGCAGGAGCCGACAGCGCTCGGCCCatctcgcgccttcgtctgcttcctgttcgccctcttctgtcGCGGCGCGGCAGTGCACCGTCCGCGACGCGGCTTCCGGCCAGCTGTTCGTGCCGAGTCCCATGGACACGCGAGTCAGCGACTCTGCGGAGTTTGACTCCCGCTCTTTTGTGGCGTCGCCCGTGGGCAGCGACGCTCCGCCCTTCCAGAGTGCAGCGAATTCTTCCCACTGGTACGCTCCGGGGCGAGCCTCGCGGTGGGGGCTCAAGAGGAGCGTGAAATCCCACGGGAAAACGAAATTCTTCGCCCGCctgcgaggaaaaggcagcaAGGAGCTCGGAGCGAGCAAGCGCCGCGGGTCAGAGGCTAGAGCGCTCAAGGCATGCAGTCTGCGCCCGGGAGAGTCTGAGACGCCGGCTCGCTCCAGAGGCTCGCCGTCGGCTGTTAGCTCTGGACTCGGGTGCctggggaaacgcgaaggcgacgcaggtgAGGGACACCAGGGCGAAAGGACACTGGACGGTCGAGCCTGCGATGACGTACAGCGACGCGGGTCGGCGAGCAACTCGTCGCTCGGCGAACACGCCGTGGAGCCGCAAGATCTCCAGCTCGGGGCAGACCCCGCCTTCGAGGAACCGGACCTTCTGGGCCTGAAGCGCGACCCACTCACGGAC GCCTGCATCGGCGGTTCACCCTTCTCCAGGAGCGCTTTCCTCCCGAGCTCAGACGCGCACACGGCGATAGGCCAGGTCTGGGACTTCGACATGCTCAGCTTCGCCGCGATGACGCCCAACCCCCTCGTCGAAGTcggcctcgttctctttctcccagAAATCGACGCTCTGCACTGCTGCACGGATCAAGAGGCCATCGTCCTCCTCCAGAATCTGCAA GCGCGGTATTTGAACAATCCGTATCACAAccaagtgcatgcagcggaagTTACACACGCTGCGGCCTGCCTGATTCGGTGCCTCATTCCGCAACG CTCCGCCTTCGCGAACCTCTGCACGCTGATCGCCGCTGCTGCACATGATTTGGGACATCCGGCGCGGACGAATTTGTTCCTTCAAAATCTTCTTCATCCCCTTTCGATCATGTACAACGATGTATCGATTCTCGAAAACTTCCACAgtgctctcctcttcagaATCTTCAGCGACAT tccTTGCTCGAACGTCTTCGCGAAACTCCCTCAAGAG ATGTTCCGTGTCGCGCGCCAAAACATCATCACCCTCATTCTCGCCACGGACATCAAGCAGCACTTTGAGACGATTTCGCGCTTTCGA CTGCGACGAAATAGCCCCGAATTCAACTTCttgaagaaggaggaagacgactgGCTCGTCAGGAAAATGATCTTCAAAATGGCGGACATCAGCCACTCGTCGGTCGCCTGGGACACGCACTTCTTCTGGAGCTGCAAGGTCACCGCGGAATTCTACGCACAG ggagacgccgaagtTCGTCTCGGGCTTCCAGTGTCACCACTatgcgacagagagaaacactgCGAGATGGGAAAGGGACAAGTTGCTTTCCTCAACTTCGTTGTCGAGCCTCTACTCCGAGAGCTGGAAGCTATCGAAGCCTTGGTCCTTCCTCTGGGGACGTGTCCGATAATCAG CGTCGAGTTGCTGTCCAACTTTGCGGAGAACGTGCGCCAATGGAAGGCAGTCGACACCGAGAAAAAAGTTGTCATTCTTGAGAGAGCTATAACCGATTACGGTGTCTTCGGAGTTATGCCTTCTCTGACGGAAGCACAGAGACGCCAGCTCATCGTGGAATGCTGTCAGCCTCTCGAGGATCGGCAGGAAAGTGTCGGATAG